From one Streptomyces sp. N50 genomic stretch:
- a CDS encoding GNAT family N-acetyltransferase: protein MSDLHIRSAALSDIDAVLAFWREAAEGTSISDDRDGVARLITRDPDALILAERDGRLVGSVIAGFDGWRCHLYRLAVHPEHRRQGIGSALLSAAEERFVALGGRRGDAMVLERNETGQHAWRAAGYAPEEQWRRWVKHLTT, encoded by the coding sequence ATGAGTGATCTTCATATCCGCAGCGCGGCCCTGTCCGACATCGACGCCGTGCTGGCGTTCTGGCGCGAGGCCGCCGAAGGCACGAGCATCAGTGACGACCGCGACGGCGTGGCCCGGCTGATCACCAGGGACCCGGACGCGCTGATCCTCGCGGAACGCGACGGACGGCTCGTCGGGTCCGTGATCGCCGGTTTCGACGGCTGGCGCTGCCACCTCTACCGGCTGGCCGTGCACCCGGAGCACCGCCGGCAGGGCATCGGCTCGGCGCTGCTCAGCGCGGCCGAGGAGCGGTTCGTGGCGCTGGGCGGGCGCCGCGGGGACGCGATGGTGCTGGAGCGCAACGAGACCGGGCAGCATGCGTGGCGCGCGGCGGGGTACGCACCCGAGGAGCAGTGGCGACGGTGGGTGAAGCACCTCACCACCTGA
- a CDS encoding hemolysin family protein, whose translation MTEVLLLLVAILLSLACGAFVAAEFSLTTVERGELERAVERGERGAAGALKAVRNLTFQLSGAQLGITVTNLVVGMLSEPSIAALIAGPLESLGISHSASRSVALVLGTALSTVFLMVVGELVPKNWAISSPLSVAKRVGNAQRWFSAAFRPFISHLNNTANHVVRAFGLEPAEELASARGPQELAALARHSAKAGALEPDTAELFVRTLNLADLTAENVMTPRVQVVALDAQATCEDVANATRATGLSRFPVFRGNLDEVVGTVHIKDVLAVPADRRARFPLSEVMREPLLVPESLTVDRLLDRLSGKRTMAVVIDEYGGTAGVATLEDIVEEVVGEVRDEHDPHETPDLAPAGADDDGRTLYSADGAARMDQLARVGLRAPEGPYETLAGLVATELGRIPEVGDVVEVAGWRIDVVDASGRRAARLLLHAPLDKTGSDSDSGSDTGSDSAKGEL comes from the coding sequence ATGACCGAAGTGCTGCTACTGCTGGTGGCGATCCTGCTGTCGCTCGCCTGTGGTGCCTTCGTCGCGGCCGAGTTCTCGCTGACCACCGTCGAGCGCGGCGAGCTGGAGCGCGCGGTCGAGCGCGGCGAGCGGGGCGCCGCGGGTGCCCTGAAGGCCGTACGCAATCTGACGTTCCAGCTCTCCGGGGCGCAGCTCGGCATCACCGTCACGAACCTGGTCGTCGGCATGCTCTCCGAGCCGTCGATCGCCGCGCTGATCGCGGGCCCGCTGGAATCGCTGGGCATCTCGCACTCCGCGTCGCGGTCCGTCGCGCTGGTGCTGGGTACGGCGCTGTCGACGGTGTTCCTGATGGTCGTGGGCGAGCTGGTGCCCAAGAACTGGGCGATCTCCTCGCCGCTCAGCGTCGCGAAGCGGGTGGGGAACGCGCAGCGGTGGTTCAGTGCCGCGTTCCGCCCGTTCATCAGCCACCTGAACAACACGGCCAACCATGTGGTGCGGGCCTTCGGCCTGGAGCCGGCCGAGGAGCTGGCCTCCGCGCGCGGGCCGCAGGAGCTGGCCGCGCTGGCCCGGCACTCCGCGAAGGCGGGCGCGCTGGAACCGGACACGGCGGAGCTGTTCGTCCGGACCCTCAACCTCGCCGACCTCACCGCGGAGAACGTGATGACGCCCCGCGTCCAGGTCGTCGCCCTCGACGCCCAGGCGACCTGCGAGGACGTGGCGAACGCGACCCGGGCGACCGGGCTGTCCCGGTTCCCGGTCTTCCGCGGCAACCTCGACGAGGTCGTCGGCACGGTCCACATCAAGGACGTACTGGCCGTTCCGGCCGACCGGCGGGCCCGCTTCCCCCTCTCCGAGGTGATGCGCGAACCCCTCCTCGTCCCGGAGTCCCTGACCGTGGACCGCCTCCTGGACCGGCTGTCGGGCAAGCGCACGATGGCCGTCGTCATCGACGAGTACGGCGGTACGGCGGGGGTCGCGACCCTTGAGGACATCGTCGAGGAGGTCGTGGGCGAGGTGCGGGACGAGCACGACCCGCACGAGACGCCCGACCTGGCCCCGGCCGGGGCGGACGACGACGGCCGCACGCTGTACTCGGCGGACGGCGCCGCTCGTATGGACCAGCTCGCGCGCGTGGGTCTGCGGGCGCCGGAGGGGCCGTACGAGACGTTGGCAGGGCTGGTCGCCACCGAGTTGGGGCGGATTCCGGAGGTCGGGGACGTCGTCGAGGTCGCCGGTTGGCGGATCGACGTGGTGGACGCGTCGGGGCGGCGGGCCGCGCGGCTGCTGCTGCACGCGCCGCTCGACAAGACCGGCTCCGATTCCGATTCCGGTTCCGACACCGGTTCCGACTCCGCGAAGGGGGAGCTGTGA
- a CDS encoding hemolysin family protein, protein MTAVQLLIGLATLVVNAFFVAAEFALISVRRSQIEPHAEQGDRRAKSVLWGLQHVSALMAAAQLGITLCTLVLGIVAEPAIAHLLEPVFHAVGVPEGAGHAVSFVIALAAATYLHMLLGEMVPKNIALAEPVRSALLLGPPLVTLSRALRPVIFTINTFANTLLKLLRVEVKDEVTASFSDAELARIVRDSGEAGLIDERALERLNDALELGSRPVRDVVLPLERVDYVVAGITPAELEVLSAESGFSRFPVVDGERRIIGYLHVKDALDASPRNEPFKVEDMRSIANVKQDTPLDDVLTAMRSSRTHLAAVLDEEGRLTGLVTMEDVLRELFGQRA, encoded by the coding sequence GTGACCGCCGTACAACTGCTGATCGGGTTGGCGACGCTGGTCGTCAACGCCTTCTTCGTGGCCGCCGAGTTCGCGTTGATCTCGGTACGCCGCAGCCAGATCGAACCGCACGCCGAGCAGGGCGACCGGCGGGCCAAGAGCGTGCTGTGGGGACTGCAGCACGTGTCGGCGTTGATGGCCGCGGCCCAGCTCGGCATCACGCTGTGCACGCTGGTGCTCGGTATCGTCGCGGAACCGGCGATCGCCCATCTGCTGGAACCGGTGTTCCACGCGGTCGGCGTGCCGGAGGGCGCGGGGCACGCGGTGTCCTTCGTGATCGCGCTGGCAGCGGCGACGTACCTGCACATGCTGCTGGGCGAGATGGTCCCGAAGAACATCGCCCTGGCCGAGCCGGTCCGCAGCGCGCTGCTCCTCGGACCGCCGCTGGTGACGCTGTCCCGGGCGCTGCGCCCGGTGATCTTCACGATCAACACGTTCGCCAACACGCTGCTCAAGCTGCTGCGGGTCGAGGTCAAGGACGAGGTCACCGCATCCTTCTCGGACGCCGAACTCGCCCGGATCGTACGGGACTCGGGCGAGGCGGGGCTCATCGACGAACGGGCCCTGGAGCGGCTGAACGACGCGCTGGAGCTGGGCAGCAGGCCTGTGCGGGATGTCGTACTCCCCCTCGAACGCGTCGACTACGTGGTCGCGGGCATCACCCCGGCCGAGCTGGAGGTGCTGTCGGCGGAGTCCGGCTTCTCCCGCTTCCCGGTGGTGGACGGCGAGCGCCGCATCATCGGCTACCTGCACGTCAAGGACGCGCTGGACGCCTCGCCGCGCAACGAGCCGTTCAAGGTGGAGGACATGCGGTCCATCGCGAACGTGAAGCAGGACACCCCGCTGGACGACGTCCTCACGGCGATGCGCAGCAGCCGGACGCATCTCGCGGCGGTCCTCGACGAGGAGGGGCGGCTGACGGGGCTGGTCACGATGGAGGACGTACTGCGGGAGTTGTTCGGGCAGCGCGCGTGA
- a CDS encoding SGNH/GDSL hydrolase family protein encodes MQTNPTHTSLVAIGDSFTEGMSDRLPDGTYRGWADLLAGRMAARTPGFRYANLAVRGKLIAQIVDEQVGPAAAMQPDVITLVGGLNDTLRPKCDMGRVRALLEEAVERLTPACKHLVLMRSPGRQGPVLERFRPRMEELFACVDDLAARHGALVVDLYGAPSLADPRAWDVDRLHLTEEGHRRVAEAVWQTLGYEAEDPEWRTPMPPTPPPNWTARRVEDARFTRQYLLPWIGRRLTGRSSGDGRTGAHFSAELGKAFWVTPVDHTHPGPVTDWRQVGP; translated from the coding sequence ATGCAGACGAATCCCACGCACACCAGCCTGGTCGCGATCGGCGACTCCTTCACCGAGGGCATGTCGGACCGGCTTCCGGACGGCACCTACCGGGGCTGGGCCGACCTCCTCGCCGGCCGGATGGCCGCCCGGACGCCCGGCTTCCGGTACGCCAACCTCGCCGTGCGCGGCAAGCTGATCGCGCAGATCGTCGACGAGCAGGTCGGCCCGGCGGCCGCGATGCAGCCCGACGTGATCACGCTGGTCGGCGGCCTGAACGACACCCTGCGCCCCAAGTGCGACATGGGCCGCGTCCGCGCCCTGCTGGAGGAGGCCGTCGAACGCCTCACCCCGGCCTGCAAGCACCTGGTGCTGATGCGCAGCCCCGGCCGCCAGGGCCCGGTCCTGGAGCGCTTCCGCCCCCGCATGGAGGAACTCTTCGCCTGCGTCGACGACCTCGCCGCCCGCCACGGCGCCCTCGTCGTCGACCTCTACGGCGCCCCCTCACTCGCCGACCCGCGCGCGTGGGACGTCGACCGCCTCCACCTCACGGAGGAGGGCCACCGCCGTGTCGCCGAGGCGGTCTGGCAGACCCTCGGCTACGAGGCGGAGGACCCGGAGTGGCGCACACCGATGCCGCCGACCCCTCCCCCGAACTGGACCGCCCGCCGCGTCGAGGACGCCCGCTTCACCCGCCAGTACCTCCTCCCCTGGATCGGCCGCCGCCTCACCGGCCGCTCCTCGGGGGACGGCCGGACAGGCGCCCACTTCAGTGCTGAGCTGGGCAAAGCCTTTTGGGTCACCCCTGTGGACCACACACACCCTGGCCCTGTGACGGACTGGCGACAGGTGGGGCCCTGA
- a CDS encoding radical SAM protein: MNHGDQRFHVIVLSNFAKGFDKYANAYGKAGIPESTYPDRFHLLTRAELGIGIGKARRLLDRLAIPGDRLLVLETTVDPAKLVPNLSTGLGMELHEARIRLSGVHELDTVGDEFTLRPTTVEDAMAASLHLHGSAQRRYADTRPRSVSLLPVASACQARCSFCFSSASISSDQAPARVPWDAVAHWLERARAAGAERAVITGGGEPTLIPFEQQLRLVSACSAAFPKVVLITNAHTLAKGRHADRADRLAALSAAGLSVLAVSRHHHDDAVNERLMMLRTPVSSVVDTWRVERDRWPGLRMRLICVLQHGGVADAAEVADYLSWAAALGVEEVCFKELYVSTSTESLYFDRAANIWSREHQVSLSVVTRFAEQHGFELASRLPWGAPVYHGSWDGRPLRIAAYTEPSLLWERTSGIARSWNVMADGRCYASLEDRASEILPEGAAA, translated from the coding sequence ATGAACCATGGCGACCAGCGCTTCCACGTCATCGTGCTGTCGAACTTCGCGAAGGGCTTCGACAAGTACGCGAATGCTTACGGTAAGGCGGGGATTCCGGAGAGTACCTATCCCGACCGGTTCCACCTGCTGACCCGTGCGGAGTTGGGAATCGGCATCGGCAAGGCGCGACGACTGCTGGACCGTCTGGCCATTCCGGGCGACCGGCTGCTGGTGCTGGAAACCACGGTGGACCCCGCCAAGTTGGTGCCCAACCTGTCGACCGGTCTCGGCATGGAACTTCACGAGGCTCGCATCCGGTTGTCAGGAGTCCACGAACTCGACACAGTCGGCGACGAGTTCACTCTGCGCCCGACAACCGTCGAGGATGCGATGGCGGCCTCCCTGCACCTGCACGGATCGGCACAGCGTCGCTACGCCGACACGCGACCGCGCTCGGTGTCACTTCTGCCGGTCGCCTCCGCCTGCCAGGCCCGGTGTTCGTTCTGCTTCTCCTCGGCCTCGATCTCCAGCGACCAGGCGCCGGCACGGGTCCCTTGGGACGCGGTCGCCCACTGGCTGGAGCGCGCCCGCGCGGCAGGTGCCGAGCGTGCGGTGATCACCGGCGGCGGGGAGCCCACGCTCATACCGTTCGAACAGCAGCTGCGACTGGTGTCCGCCTGCTCGGCGGCCTTCCCGAAGGTCGTCCTGATCACCAACGCGCACACCCTGGCGAAAGGCCGGCACGCCGACCGGGCCGACCGCCTCGCAGCCCTGAGCGCCGCGGGCCTGAGCGTGCTGGCGGTCTCCCGGCACCATCACGACGACGCCGTCAACGAGCGGCTGATGATGCTGCGCACGCCGGTGAGCTCGGTCGTCGACACCTGGCGCGTGGAACGTGACCGCTGGCCGGGGCTGCGGATGAGACTGATCTGCGTGCTCCAGCACGGCGGCGTCGCCGACGCGGCCGAGGTCGCCGACTACCTTTCGTGGGCAGCGGCCCTCGGTGTCGAGGAAGTCTGCTTCAAAGAGCTCTACGTATCCACCAGCACCGAGTCGCTCTACTTCGACCGCGCCGCCAACATCTGGAGCCGAGAGCACCAGGTGTCGCTGTCCGTCGTCACCCGCTTCGCCGAGCAGCACGGCTTCGAACTGGCGAGCCGCCTGCCCTGGGGCGCGCCGGTCTACCACGGCAGCTGGGACGGACGGCCGCTGCGGATCGCCGCCTACACCGAACCCAGCCTGCTCTGGGAACGCACCAGCGGGATCGCCCGCAGCTGGAACGTCATGGCCGACGGACGCTGCTACGCCTCCCTGGAAGACCGGGCCAGCGAGATCCTGCCGGAAGGCGCAGCGGCATGA
- a CDS encoding aminotransferase class I/II-fold pyridoxal phosphate-dependent enzyme, with protein MRFEEFQEFRQRRLSASPSLLDAAETNVYRALAPMRPEPPTDMSTVHRCDLARAWLRRFELPEEWSGHAMVCRGVRHGLGVVFHWLHAAQARLWLPSDVYPVYFELARAAGLEPASYPTLPAPALPGSPADDRPEYLLLANPSKPLGRYLSDAECAAVMSWLRESPRRRLLIDSVYDLGAPFAAGTRRLLDTGRAVLLHSVTKGWLWPRTFGVVLLGPTHAGLADAFRADPPTPAQLRLADHLLTEHSDVPRQVVDELAARAERLFERLPDEVHRAIPTASRTCPGNYFFPVEIPAETLQRECGVLAMPVNVFGESGWSGSILTSLADAFAPTPTPTVAR; from the coding sequence ATGAGGTTCGAGGAGTTCCAGGAATTCCGGCAGCGCCGGCTCAGTGCTTCCCCGTCGCTCCTGGACGCCGCCGAGACCAACGTCTACCGGGCCCTTGCTCCGATGCGACCGGAACCGCCCACCGACATGAGTACGGTGCACCGGTGCGATCTCGCCCGTGCCTGGCTGCGGCGCTTCGAGCTGCCGGAAGAGTGGTCGGGCCACGCCATGGTCTGTCGAGGGGTCCGGCACGGGCTCGGTGTGGTGTTCCACTGGCTACACGCCGCGCAAGCGCGGTTGTGGCTGCCCAGCGACGTGTACCCGGTGTACTTCGAGCTGGCCCGCGCGGCGGGCCTGGAGCCCGCGTCCTACCCGACGCTACCGGCGCCGGCCCTGCCGGGATCACCGGCGGACGACCGGCCCGAATACCTGCTGCTCGCCAACCCCAGCAAGCCGCTCGGCCGATACCTGTCCGATGCCGAGTGCGCCGCGGTGATGTCGTGGTTGCGGGAATCACCACGCCGCCGCCTGCTGATCGACAGCGTCTACGACCTGGGAGCCCCGTTCGCTGCCGGCACACGGCGATTGCTGGACACCGGTCGCGCGGTCCTACTGCATTCGGTCACCAAGGGATGGCTGTGGCCACGCACGTTCGGCGTGGTCCTGCTGGGTCCGACGCACGCCGGCTTGGCCGACGCGTTCCGGGCGGATCCGCCGACGCCGGCTCAGCTGAGGCTCGCCGACCATCTGCTGACCGAGCACAGCGACGTGCCCCGGCAGGTCGTCGACGAACTGGCCGCACGAGCTGAGCGGTTGTTCGAACGGTTGCCGGACGAGGTGCACAGGGCGATTCCCACGGCGAGCCGGACGTGTCCCGGCAACTACTTCTTCCCGGTCGAAATCCCGGCGGAGACGCTCCAGCGTGAGTGCGGCGTGCTCGCCATGCCGGTCAACGTGTTCGGGGAGAGCGGTTGGTCCGGCTCCATCCTGACCAGCCTTGCCGACGCTTTCGCCCCGACGCCGACGCCGACGGTGGCGCGATGA
- a CDS encoding class I SAM-dependent methyltransferase → MKPLEDLAVYDDADFYDQEFTARTHDIPFFLGQAVRAGGPVLEVACGTGRITLPIARAGVEVTGLDIMPSMLARARQRAEDERLPVEWLEQDCRDIRSDRRFALVFSATNAMQHLHDLDSVVAFLASARNVLRPGGTLILDVFNPDMAKLCRLPESPYHHKSVADRDGARLDVRATTSYDAAAQVLRFTLDYLRDGVCVRTKKVSMRCFFPEELLALCRLAGLDVAQRYGDYDQSLFTSTSPKQLLFCHSQTADGRIDDPPSVPITHPS, encoded by the coding sequence ATGAAGCCACTGGAGGACCTGGCCGTGTACGACGATGCGGACTTCTACGATCAGGAGTTCACCGCGCGCACCCACGACATCCCGTTCTTCCTCGGCCAAGCGGTCCGGGCGGGCGGCCCGGTCCTGGAGGTGGCCTGCGGAACCGGGCGCATCACCCTGCCGATCGCCCGGGCAGGTGTCGAGGTCACAGGGCTTGACATCATGCCCTCGATGCTTGCGCGGGCCCGTCAGCGGGCCGAGGACGAGCGACTGCCGGTCGAGTGGCTGGAACAGGACTGCCGGGACATCCGCTCCGACAGGCGCTTCGCCCTGGTGTTCTCGGCAACCAACGCGATGCAGCACCTGCACGACCTGGATTCCGTGGTCGCGTTCCTCGCCTCGGCACGCAACGTGCTGCGACCAGGTGGGACCCTGATCCTGGACGTGTTCAACCCCGACATGGCCAAGCTGTGCCGGCTCCCCGAGTCGCCCTACCACCACAAGTCGGTCGCGGACCGGGACGGGGCGAGGCTCGACGTACGAGCGACGACCAGCTACGACGCCGCCGCCCAAGTGCTGCGCTTCACGCTGGACTACCTGCGCGACGGCGTGTGCGTACGCACCAAGAAAGTCAGCATGCGCTGCTTCTTTCCCGAGGAACTCCTGGCGCTCTGCCGGCTGGCCGGTCTCGACGTCGCGCAGCGCTACGGGGACTACGATCAATCCCTGTTCACGAGCACCTCGCCGAAGCAGCTCCTGTTCTGCCACTCCCAAACCGCCGACGGCCGGATCGACGATCCGCCGTCGGTACCGATCACGCATCCGAGCTAG